A section of the Microbacterium sp. MM2322 genome encodes:
- a CDS encoding YnfA family protein — MTTARIVVLFVIAAIAEIGGAWLIWQAVRENRGWWFALLGIVALAAYGFVAAFQPDANFGRVLAAYGGVFVAGSLAWGIVVDGFRPTTWDYVGSGVALLGAAIIIFAPVFTDATEG; from the coding sequence ATGACCACTGCGCGGATCGTCGTCCTGTTCGTCATCGCCGCCATCGCGGAAATCGGTGGGGCGTGGCTCATCTGGCAGGCGGTCAGAGAGAACCGCGGCTGGTGGTTCGCGCTGCTGGGGATCGTCGCCCTCGCGGCGTATGGCTTCGTTGCCGCGTTCCAGCCCGATGCGAACTTCGGACGGGTCCTCGCCGCGTACGGGGGAGTTTTCGTCGCCGGATCGCTCGCCTGGGGGATCGTCGTCGACGGCTTCCGACCCACCACATGGGACTACGTCGGGTCGGGTGTGGCACTCCTGGGGGCCGCGATCATCATCTTCGCGCCGGTCTTCACCGACGCGACCGAGGGATGA
- a CDS encoding ABC transporter substrate-binding protein, protein MSRIRTTAAWVAAAAFTVSLVGCSPGASDSGGSFDPDEKVSLDFAWWGNDDRAARYTKLIEAFNEEHPNITIKTTFTDFPSYWEQRQVEAASGSLPDVFQFSDSYLRQYGESGAILDLNEVADQIDFTTFDDSLLGTGRLDGTQYSLPTGYSLWANFVNQDLLDEHGLDLPAAGSSFDEFSDWLAEVTEKTGGKPFGGTDYTQRIQVFELQLRAEGKALYTDEGELGFTKDELADFWESGADLRDGVTIPQQQLEEISPISGFGAARTISEMSWSNFLGGYLADSGASSIAIVAPPTADAGAKDLYRQGGLQVAISSRTKHPEAAAIFLDYVVNSPEAGSIFGTTLGFPASSSKLEGTKLEGPDQQVADYIDSVADRIGDAPPPAVVGYGSLEQKFWDLGKELGLGTKSVDAAVSEFFNEADVILNN, encoded by the coding sequence ATGTCCCGCATCCGTACGACCGCCGCCTGGGTGGCCGCCGCCGCCTTCACCGTCTCGCTGGTCGGGTGCAGTCCCGGTGCCTCCGACTCAGGCGGCTCCTTCGACCCTGACGAGAAGGTCTCCCTCGACTTCGCCTGGTGGGGAAACGACGATCGAGCCGCCCGCTACACGAAGCTCATCGAGGCGTTCAACGAAGAGCACCCCAACATCACGATCAAGACGACGTTCACCGACTTCCCGAGCTACTGGGAGCAACGGCAGGTGGAGGCCGCGAGCGGCAGCTTGCCCGACGTCTTCCAGTTCTCCGACAGCTACCTGCGGCAGTACGGCGAGAGCGGTGCGATCCTCGACCTGAACGAGGTGGCCGACCAGATCGACTTCACCACGTTCGACGACAGCCTGCTCGGCACGGGACGCCTGGACGGGACGCAGTATTCGCTTCCCACCGGGTACAGCCTCTGGGCGAACTTCGTCAACCAGGACCTCTTGGACGAGCACGGGCTCGACCTTCCCGCGGCGGGCTCGTCGTTCGACGAGTTCAGCGACTGGCTCGCCGAAGTCACCGAGAAGACCGGCGGCAAGCCCTTCGGAGGAACGGACTACACCCAGCGCATCCAGGTATTCGAACTCCAGCTCCGCGCGGAGGGCAAGGCCCTCTATACGGATGAGGGTGAGCTCGGGTTCACGAAGGACGAGCTGGCCGACTTCTGGGAATCCGGCGCCGACCTCCGCGATGGCGTGACCATTCCGCAGCAGCAACTCGAAGAGATCAGTCCGATCTCCGGCTTCGGCGCCGCGCGCACCATCAGTGAGATGAGCTGGAGCAACTTCCTCGGCGGGTACCTCGCCGATTCCGGTGCGTCATCGATTGCGATCGTCGCTCCGCCGACGGCGGATGCCGGTGCGAAGGACCTCTACCGACAGGGTGGGCTGCAGGTTGCCATCTCCTCACGCACCAAGCACCCCGAGGCGGCCGCGATCTTCCTGGACTACGTCGTCAACAGCCCCGAGGCGGGCTCGATCTTCGGCACCACACTCGGATTCCCGGCATCCAGCAGCAAGCTGGAGGGGACCAAGCTCGAAGGTCCCGACCAACAGGTGGCGGACTACATCGACTCGGTCGCCGACCGCATCGGCGACGCCCCGCCGCCGGCCGTCGTCGGCTACGGCTCGCTCGAGCAGAAGTTCTGGGACCTGGGTAAGGAACTGGGCCTCGGTACGAAGAGCGTGGATGCCGCGGTGAGCGAGTTCTTCAACGAAGCGGACGTGATCCTGAACAACTGA
- a CDS encoding type II toxin-antitoxin system PemK/MazF family toxin, whose protein sequence is MPSRLISALIRLLRPARRRGSASSTTRVMPADVRGLRLSYRPRADGAPDAGEIVWTWVPYDEADGRGKDRPVLVIGQHGRDRLYAVRLTSRRHDLDDEHLALGVGEWDAAGRPSWVDLGHLYSVPRDAMRREGAALDRARFDRVTAALKARYGWSR, encoded by the coding sequence GTGCCTTCACGCCTGATCTCAGCCCTCATCCGTCTGCTGCGACCGGCGCGGCGCCGAGGGTCGGCTTCCTCGACGACGCGCGTGATGCCCGCCGACGTCCGCGGGTTGCGCCTGAGCTACCGGCCGAGAGCCGACGGGGCCCCCGACGCGGGCGAGATCGTCTGGACGTGGGTTCCCTACGACGAAGCAGACGGTCGCGGAAAGGATCGCCCCGTCCTCGTGATCGGTCAGCACGGCAGGGACCGACTATACGCCGTACGACTCACGAGCCGGCGGCACGACCTCGACGACGAGCACCTCGCTCTCGGGGTGGGGGAGTGGGATGCCGCAGGCCGGCCGTCGTGGGTCGATCTCGGTCATTTGTACAGCGTTCCCCGGGATGCGATGCGTCGGGAGGGTGCCGCACTCGACCGCGCTCGGTTCGATCGCGTGACAGCGGCGCTGAAGGCTCGGTACGGCTGGTCGAGATGA
- a CDS encoding ammonium transporter: MDQGNTAFILIAAALVLLMTPGLAFFYGGLVKAKSVISMMMMSFGALGLIGVLWVVYGYAIAFPGESGTVFPWAIDGGAIGLTNALELGEGASYPELAFIAFQATFAIITVALVSGAIADRAKFGAWMVFAGVWATVVYFPVASWVFNFGLADDGSFEYGGWITHGLQDVFGVGVIDFAGGTAVHINAGAAALALALVLGKRVGFQKGVHVPHNPPFVLLGAGLLWFGWFGFNAGSELAADNTAALAFVNTIAAPAAALLSWLLVEKIKDGKPTSVGAASGAVAGLVAITPACGSLDPIWAIVLGLITGAACALAIELKFKLGFDDSLDVVGIHLVGGLIGTLYLGFFARGTGLFMGGDASQLIVQAIAAFAVLIYSFVLAFVIGFAIEKTMGFRVKNEDEIAGIDTIVHGEAGYVLEDAKA; encoded by the coding sequence ATGGATCAAGGCAACACCGCATTCATACTCATCGCGGCCGCACTAGTCCTGCTGATGACCCCCGGTCTGGCGTTCTTCTACGGCGGCCTCGTCAAGGCGAAGAGCGTCATCAGCATGATGATGATGTCCTTCGGCGCACTCGGCCTCATCGGCGTCCTGTGGGTGGTCTACGGCTACGCGATCGCCTTCCCGGGCGAGTCGGGGACCGTGTTCCCGTGGGCCATCGACGGTGGTGCGATTGGGCTGACGAACGCGCTCGAGCTCGGCGAGGGTGCTAGCTACCCGGAGCTCGCCTTCATCGCCTTCCAGGCGACCTTCGCGATCATCACGGTGGCGCTGGTCTCCGGTGCTATCGCCGATCGCGCCAAGTTCGGCGCATGGATGGTCTTCGCCGGCGTGTGGGCCACGGTCGTGTACTTCCCGGTCGCCAGCTGGGTCTTCAACTTCGGCCTCGCCGACGACGGCTCCTTCGAGTACGGCGGCTGGATCACGCACGGGCTCCAGGACGTCTTCGGCGTCGGCGTCATCGACTTCGCCGGTGGAACCGCCGTCCACATCAACGCGGGTGCCGCGGCCCTCGCCCTCGCGCTCGTCCTGGGCAAGCGCGTCGGATTCCAGAAGGGCGTCCACGTCCCGCACAACCCGCCGTTCGTACTCCTGGGTGCCGGCCTCCTGTGGTTCGGCTGGTTCGGGTTCAACGCCGGGTCCGAGCTGGCGGCCGACAACACCGCGGCTCTCGCGTTCGTCAACACGATCGCCGCTCCCGCCGCTGCCCTGCTCTCGTGGCTCCTCGTCGAGAAGATCAAGGACGGCAAGCCCACGTCGGTCGGCGCCGCCTCCGGTGCAGTCGCTGGTCTCGTCGCGATCACGCCGGCCTGTGGTTCGCTCGACCCGATCTGGGCGATCGTCCTCGGCCTCATCACCGGTGCCGCGTGTGCACTCGCGATCGAGCTGAAGTTCAAGCTCGGCTTCGACGACTCGCTCGACGTCGTGGGCATCCACCTCGTAGGTGGTCTCATCGGAACGCTGTACCTCGGGTTCTTCGCTCGCGGGACCGGCCTCTTCATGGGCGGTGACGCCTCGCAGCTGATCGTTCAGGCGATCGCCGCGTTCGCGGTACTGATCTACTCCTTCGTGCTCGCCTTCGTCATCGGCTTCGCGATCGAGAAGACGATGGGCTTCCGCGTGAAGAACGAGGACGAGATCGCCGGTATCGACACGATCGTGCACGGCGAGGCCGGGTACGTCCTGGAGGACGCTAAGGCCTGA